CCTCACTTGAAAGTTGTTCATACTGAGTTGTTTCTGTTGTACTTGGAGCTGTCTCGTCATCTGAAGAACTCTCACTTCATAGATCAGAAAATAAGGTATATTAGGTTTGAGTTCCTTGACTGCCTTACATGTGATTGTTTCCAGGAAATTGAATCCAACTTACTTCCGCAAGTAGATGATCAGTCCCatggctacaactgcaaatgcTAAGTAGTAGAGCCAATTTACCTGTGGTTTGCACATAAGATGTCAGAGCAGTAATACAGCCAATATGTCTTTTCCTAAACATTTGGAATTGGAAACAACTTTACCTGCTGATGATAGAAGAAATACCGAATGGCGACCGCCCATATGTCAGTTGTTAAGAGTGAGAGGTTAAACATAGTTGATCCACTCATCTGCGAAGTTTGACAGAAAGCTAAGTGCTACTACGCTGCTAAATGGCCATGAAAGAGCCGTCTGAACTATTACTTGGTGATGAGTTACATTGAGTGAAAATATCTATGGAGTAGATCTGAACTGGCTCGAGAAGGTTAACCTTAAGAACAAAAGAACTAATGGTTGAGAACACAAAAGCTGCTATAGCAAATCCTGTGAAAAGACTTATCTGGAACAATGTCAAAATGAAGGCGTGAGTCTTCTTACTGATAGATCAAAAAAGGTCTATGGAACATTAAACAGTTTGGTAGGTCGAAGGATTTAGTTTTCTCACCATTTTTGGAGACCAGTTGATTGTCTCTAGGTTCTTCCTCTCAAAAAGAGATCTGTGGTTTATGCTAGTTAATAGGGTAACATTAAACTTTACTTCATGAACATGTAGTGATTTTTCACCCCCAAAATGGATAGAAtggtttcttaaaaaaaaaaagtcaacaGTTAGGATGGTCAATGAATCATGCTAGTTCAGTACTGATATGATGGACAGGATACATCTGAATTCCTGTGACAAGCACCCCAAAGATTCCAAGCATTGCAATGAATTCAATTCGGTCTTTCTTCTTGACACAGTATTCCTGCACAATTCATTTCACAAACCATGAGAAATCAGCAAGTATATTGGTGATAGCAGCAGTTGTGGAATGCGTTCCTAACCTCCCCGACATTGCTAAACGCAAAACAAAATGTGGCAGCAATGATAAGGACATCTCCGAGAAGTGGTCTTTTACTTGCATCTGCAGAAAAGTGAGCTATGCTCAAGATTTTCATATTTGTATAAGCTTTGCTATGGAGAATATTACATATACTGCCCATAATGTTCATAaaggaattttttttatctttccaTCCTTCTTTAAATGAGTTCTGTTGGCATTAGTACAGTTGATTCCACTGTTAAATCTGTAGTCATGAATTTAATCTGTTACTAACATTCTGAACATGCAGCTGCCTACTTACCTTGAACATCTGGCGAATTTGAATCTGAGAGGAGTACTAGGGAGAGTCCTGCCATGCAAGTGCCTGCTCCTACAAATTGCCAAAAAGAGTATCTTGTGCCTAGTGCAAACCTGGTGAGGATCATGACCCATGGAATAGTCCAACAGTCCAACAAGTTTATGCTGGTGATGTATGAGTACTGGTATGCCCTGATAGCTGCAACACATGCTCACAATGATGGCATGTTCGGATAATGTGCAGCACTACTTTTCTTGTTTCACCTGGAGCTATTGCCTACTGCCAATTGGTGATTCAAAGTTCAAACTGTTTCCTTTTCAGCCTACTCACCAAGAAAGTTTCCCGGAACATCGATGAAGACAAGGGTTAGGTACCAATACCATGGTATCTGCAAGCCATGTGAAAAGATCAGTGAGTAATGAACCACTAAATGTTCAAATTCCATTATTACACTGTTAGACAGCTGCTCTTACAAACTTACAAGCAGTTTTTGTCGTCGGTGCAGAAGAATCGTTCCGTAAACCAGAGCTAACAACATGTATACCAGGAATGATTGTGCCAGTGGTGCGTCAACTCCTGAAAGTGAGGCCTGTATTTATCTCTATTGATAGAAGAAGCCTACATTTTATGAAATTATTATGCATACACTCGATACAAATAAAATATGTTTGCAATTTACCGAGACTGCTGATGACAGAGGTGGTAAAGCTGCTGATGGCCATGGAGAAGGAGACTATCTGTCCGAGGAAGAGCGAGAACAGCAACCTCCATGTATCCCTCTTGACCTCCATGAGCCTGAGCGCGATCCAGGAAAGCCTCAGGTCAGAATTTAGACAACGGGCATGGGCCAAATTTATGAGAGCTTCAGAGAGAGGGTGCAGGACGGAGACTAGAGAGTAACTGCCTAACTGGGAACACCTGTTTACAGTGGCCTCCAACTCAGGAACTCCTGCCCTCAGAGCAAAACAAAACAAGCGAGCTCCCTGTTAGAACGAAGGCACGAGAGAATACGTCGTACTGCTTTAAAGGCCACCTAACATCTTTTGGGGTCTTACTGAAAGAATCACCGttgctagaaaaaaaaaagaatctttccaaaaaaaaaagaagaagaaaaaaagagagaggaataATACAATTTATGATGCCATACTGGTTGGTGGGCTGACGACAGGCTTGCAGGTGGTGACGGATGTCAAATGGCTGTTATCTTTCGCCATGCGAAACGAAAATGGACTGGCCCGCTCTTTTCTAAATTACCCTTGAACCTTACGTGAAaatgcctagatctaagctTTAGGACTCACGGTCACCAAGAACAGTAAAATCAGTAGCAAAGAGGAACAAAAACGTATCCTAGCCTGATTGCAAGATTTCTCCTCCAATTTTCTTTTAGGAAAGGCTTAATCTAAAGAATCGTGCAAAGGTCCAAAATATCCTCAAGTATTATtcggaaaaaaaaatccttaagTTGGCCAAAAAGTTGAACTTCTTTTGATGTGTTGGATCCGCCTTAGCTAGGATCCAAACGGCCCTCGTGAGCAGGTTCACCATTCACCTGTAAGTTTGGAGTTTTGTGGTATCCATAAGTCATGTTATTATATGATATAAattttttggtacttggtcccaATTTAGGAAGTATCAGGTACTTTACTCTAGGTACTTTTGGGTACTTCCTATATTTATCATCGTAGGATTTTATCAGATGGACAacttctatttttttcaatcattgtaaaatttctcataTAATGATTATGTTAGATTACTTTAAAAGAATATTAGGTAAGTTGGACACTCTTTCTACGTGTCTTGCATTAGATCTAGCCTCCCATGTGTTAGATGTTCCCTCAAATGAATGCAGCTCTATAGAGAGATGACATTGCTTTGGTCGATCATAAGTTGATGTTGCAATCAACATTTATTTTCCCTTATTGTTTCATCTTGTCCTGTTGTTGAAATCAAATGATCTTAGCGTTTGATTGGGATGGAATATGTATGTATCCTAGATTTTAGAGACGATATGGTTCGGTTGGACGTTGGAGGATGAAATGGTTCTATTTTGCGTTTGACTGGAAGGACGACGAGAAATGGAGTGGGATCCGTTAGCTGCGGTCACTGTAGTGGGGTCCACTTGTTAGCCGAACCATCTCTCGCCCTTTCCTTCAAATTTTGCGTGCTTCCCCGCCACCCCGTCCGCGTTttgcgtccgccgccgccgccgccctgcatcCGCCGCCGCATACGCCCCGCACGCACGTGGAGCTTCCAGCTTCACCTCGTCAAGCATGGGCTGGCGCACGGCATGTCGCACCGTCGAAATCGAAATGGGACGGCTCGGTCCTGCTGATTTTATAGGATCAGAGCCATTCCGAATCATAAGCAAATACTCTCTCCGTTTTAAATTATAAgtcttttgaatttttttgcctcaaatttgatcacttgtcttattcaaaaatttatacaaaatatcaTTTCTTTAATTGTgggttgctttatcaatacaagatcttcaagaataacttaaatttggcaatatttgcacaattttttttgaataaaacgagtAGTCAAGAGtcaaaaaaaagtcaaacgggATACAATTTGGAATGAAGGTAGTATTCGCTTTCTTGGATGGCTCTGCTCCTAATTTCCTATGCTCTTGAACCAAACAAGAGATAAGATGGCTTGATTCCAGCTCGCTTCCAAACTAAAAACTACATAAGGCCAATTTTAGTGGGAGTGTCATAAGAGTGTCATAGACATTAAATTTGATAATATGTATCAATAGTATGAGGAGATAGAAGAGAGTagtgtcatgaaatgtgagagaagtatcatcaccatgacactccactGGCACAGTTCTTAAGATTTCAGTCTAGGTAACTGTGTCTATGATACtctcactgagactggcctaactGCCTAATTTTCTTGGTTCTTATATCACCGAAAGGGATATATTGCAACAAAAATGCGTTCTTGAAACGAATTTTCCACATGTTCTTCAAATTCACATATCATTAGATTCCATGGCGAAGCATTCCTCTCCACACCCTGGGCTCCTGCTCATTAACGCCAACGCGCGCCCTATTCGATGGAATGGGCACCCGTCTACTACGTTTTGACAGGTCGAGACCAGAGAATTACCACGCCCCTAAATGAGCGCGTCTATTTTCATAGCACGTGCGACTAGCCATCGTACTATAAGTAGAAATCCGCTGAAGATAAAAATATTCTAAATTATTTtagtataaaataaataaataaataaattttagaGATAGAAACTGTTTCAGAACAAATAAAAACATTTTAAAATATcatctaaatataattaaatgtgGTCTAATTTTAAAGATCTCGTTGTAAGAAACATGAGGTGCGATCAAAATTCAATTTGAATAATTAGCTCATAACATAGAGTAATTTTTATTTGGTGCTAAAAAAAGAGTAATTTTTATTTGAATGTATATATTGCACACAAATTGAGACACGTAGGGTGCAGAAACCTCCCATGCGACGTGTCCGCGCCGGGTCGCGCGCGATGAATAAGGCTTGGCGCTGTTGGGCTCGTGTTACCGCTAGCAGACTTTTCACAATAAAATTCTTCCATTTCAGATTTTATATTTTAGACCTAAACTGGCTAACAAAATGATCATATGTGTAATTCAGTCAAAAATATTCTAGAACAATTTTTAGTTGTTCCaacaataaataaaattttatttcgAAACAGAAAAAGttgttttgaaacaaaaaaatatttattgaaCTTTGTATATGATGATTTGACTGTCAGTCACACGTGTCGCCCCTGACATTTGACATTTGGGGAAAAGTCTTGCCAAACCGCTACACGGTGGAGAATCGGCCCGTGTTAGGATTTATACTCGCATCAAGTGAAGTCCgtcctcttctttttttttcttttttttagaaaagcccgtcctcttctcttttttaaaaaaaaagtgggTCCGTCTTCTTCTTTGTTGGCAAAATGGACCTTGTATTGCAGTGAGCCCAATGGGTCAAAATTTAATGCCCTTTTCGTGGTGGACCTGAGGCGAGGACTGTATGTATGTAGGAACGCATTACGCATATATAGAGCTGGAGTTGTGGCGGAGGTGCAAAGTGGGCGGAGGTCGCCGCCGAAGGGCATGTGATGAGGTCGCATGGTGACGGGTTGAGCTACGGCAAGGGCCAAGGCATCGTAGGCCGCCTGACTGCTTGAGTGGAGCCTTCCTGGCGTGTGGCCATTGCTCCCAGTTTGCTAACGCCGGCGCGCGTACCACCTGTTCGACGGAATGATGACGTGGTGGCTAGTCTTGTGCCTGTATTGCTGTATTGCAGTTGTGCTCAGTCGCCTGTGCTGGGCTGACCGGGTGGGCATCGGTTACTTGCGACTCCAGGCTTTTAGCCTATCCAAGCGAACACAGGCCACAGGCAGCGTTCCCTTGTGTCGTCAGTCGTCACAACCTCTGTTGCTGTCGCATCCGGTGGCAGAACGAAGGGGTTAACACTGGATGTAAGTCTAATGCTTTATTCATGGTCTGAAATTCCCCTCAATCTGAGTCCATTTCAGCTTCTAGCATTCTCTCTCTATGAGACTATGACTATCTATACTTTATTGCTGGAAGATCATTTGAAAACTACC
The nucleotide sequence above comes from Panicum virgatum strain AP13 chromosome 3K, P.virgatum_v5, whole genome shotgun sequence. Encoded proteins:
- the LOC120698527 gene encoding solute carrier family 35 member F2-like isoform X2, which encodes MEVKRDTWRLLFSLFLGQIVSFSMAISSFTTSVISSLGVDAPLAQSFLVYMLLALVYGTILLHRRQKLLIPWYWYLTLVFIDVPGNFLAIRAYQYSYITSINLLDCWTIPWVMILTRFALGTRYSFWQFVGAGTCMAGLSLVLLSDSNSPDVQDASKRPLLGDVLIIAATFCFAFSNVGEEYCVKKKDRIEFIAMLGIFGVLVTGIQISLFERKNLETINWSPKMISLFTGFAIAAFVFSTISSFVLKMSGSTMFNLSLLTTDIWAVAIRYFFYHQQVNWLYYLAFAVVAMGLIIYLRNESSSDDETAPSTTETTQYEQLSSEESGGANLDWQNRKHQEDDHTC
- the LOC120698527 gene encoding solute carrier family 35 member F2-like isoform X3, whose product is MEVKRDTWRLLFSLFLGQIVSFSMAISSFTTSVISSLGVDAPLAQSFLVYMLLALVYGTILLHRRQKLLIPWYWYLTLVFIDVPGNFLDASKRPLLGDVLIIAATFCFAFSNVGEEYCVKKKDRIEFIAMLGIFGVLVTGIQIINHRSLFERKNLETINWSPKMISLFTGFAIAAFVFSTISSFVLKMSGSTMFNLSLLTTDIWAVAIRYFFYHQQVNWLYYLAFAVVAMGLIIYLRNESSSDDETAPSTTETTQYEQLSSEESGGANLDWQNRKHQEDDHTC
- the LOC120698527 gene encoding solute carrier family 35 member F2-like isoform X1 — protein: MEVKRDTWRLLFSLFLGQIVSFSMAISSFTTSVISSLGVDAPLAQSFLVYMLLALVYGTILLHRRQKLLIPWYWYLTLVFIDVPGNFLAIRAYQYSYITSINLLDCWTIPWVMILTRFALGTRYSFWQFVGAGTCMAGLSLVLLSDSNSPDVQDASKRPLLGDVLIIAATFCFAFSNVGEEYCVKKKDRIEFIAMLGIFGVLVTGIQIINHRSLFERKNLETINWSPKMISLFTGFAIAAFVFSTISSFVLKMSGSTMFNLSLLTTDIWAVAIRYFFYHQQVNWLYYLAFAVVAMGLIIYLRNESSSDDETAPSTTETTQYEQLSSEESGGANLDWQNRKHQEDDHTC